aaggaaggaaggaaggaaagaaacagaaaaagaaagaaagaaaggaaggagtgaTGTCATGtcatggcttaaattttattggctttaaatttttattattaattttaatgggttttagttttatatgttccaaagtttttaagccaattatgtaataagttttttaattcgtattttaattgtatattacactgtttgttttaccttggctgtacaccgccctgagtccttcgggagaagggcggtataaaaatcgaataaataataataataataataataataataatgttggccacacccaccaagccacacccaccgaactggTGGCGaaatttttttatatttcaccactggtcagaggtcacttttttcagggccgttgtaactctgaacggccactaaacgaacttaacaaatgtctcactcaacaacaggaattttgggcttcattgtggtcgtaagttgaggactacctgtatttgtaaaAAAGAGGAAGGGCTTGTATTCTgttacaggggtctccagccttggcaactttaaagacttgtggacttcaactcccagctttgctggctgaggaactctgggagttgaagtccacaagtcttaaaattgccaaggttggagacccctgttttataagGTTGGGGCTGCCATTTTGGCTTTTGTGACCTCTCCTGCAGAAGCTGCTGAGGATAACTCCAATTTCAGGGGGGTGTGGAAAAACAAAGTCTGTGATTTCATAGGTTCCAATTCAGTTCAGCCCAAAGATTGAGGCCTTtgtccaaaaaaaagaaaaaaaagaaaaaaagcccaaaGAAAAGACACAACCAACAGCCACCTATTTATTACAAAGGAATCACACATAATAATTCATGAAAATCACAATATACTGGGTTTGGCGAGCCTAATCCGGTTCAATTCATCGCAGGGTTTACCGCCAATTTTGCCAAGCGAGCTCCGGACCTCCCCCTCTTGGGTTTGGATTGGAGTGGGAAAAATTATGGCTTCTCTCCTAACTcgattttctttctccccccccccccccatgcataataaaaaaacccagatCCGTTTCTAAGGTTACTTTTTCTACCCTCCTCTATTCTGGATTCTATAGTTCGGTTTAGAGACATCTGGCTTCGTGGCAGCAAATAAAACTTGGGATTAGttttgtccaggggtgaaatgctcccggttcggactggatcacccgatccggtagcgatggcggcgggtggttcggagaaccaatagcaaaaatccctgcctccccctgcCGATTCCCagttgagctgcgcgatcatcagaggtttgggtttttttgacttttaaaagcatgttttcttcagtggaaaaaatgcttttaaaagtaaaaaaaaaaagcctctgatgatcacacggctcagctgggatcgtcagaaccctttaaaagcatttttttgacaacctctttagctgaagagattgttgaaaaaatgtttttaaaagttaaaaaaaaagttggccacacccacccagtcacattaccccgccctcccaagccacgcccacatatccggtagtaacaaattttatatttcacccctggtttcgttGCCGGGTAGCATCTTGGATGCCATCTGTTTTTCTCTCGCACATACATAGCAGGCCTGCCAGTAAATACAACCCACAACCTGAGACAACACCGACGGTTATACTTTTAACCCCTCCCCATCTTTGTGGGTCCGTTTGTGGACCACTAAGTGCGCGCTGCAGGTAAAACACCTGCCGCAAATCAGACAGGAGTAaggtttctcccccgtgtggattctCTGGTGTTGCATGAGGTGTGCGCTCTGGCTGAAGCTTTTCCCGCAAGTGCCGCATTTGTAGGGTTTCTCGCCCGTGTGGGTCCGTTCGTGCTTCACCACATCCGAACTGGTGGTGAAGCTTTTCCCACACAGGGaacatttatagggtttctccccagtgtggatccttttgtgCTTCACGAGATCCGAGCTGGAGCGGAAGCTTTTTCCGCAAGCCGGGCACTTGCAGGGTTTCTCGCCCGTGTGCGTCCTCTCGTGCTGGGTGAGGATCATGCTCTGGCTGAAGCACTTCCCGCAGTACGAGCATTTGTAAGGCCTCTCCCCCGTGTGGCTCCGCTGGTGTTTCACGAGACCCGAATTGGAAGCGAAACTCTCCCCGCAGGTGAGGCAGGTGTACGGCTTCTCGCCCGTGTGCGTCCTCTCGTGCTGGATCAGGTTCGAGCTCCGTTTGAAGCTCTTCTCGCAGAGGGAGCAGTTGTACGGTTTCTCTTCCGTGTGGGTCTTTTTGTGGTTGACAAAGTTGGAGCTGGTGGTGAAACGCTTCCCGCACTCGGGACACTGATAGGGCCGTTCCCCCGTGTGGGTCCTCTGATGGGTCATGAGGTGGGCGTTGGAGCAGAAGCTTTTGCCGCAGAGGAAGCACTTGTACGGCTTCTCCGCCGTGTGGAAGCGTTCGTGAACGATCAGGTAGGAGCGCTGATTGAACCGCTTCTCGCACACGGTGCACTTGTACGGcttctctcccgtgtggatccGCTCGTGTTTCACGAGATCCGAGCTCTGGTGGAAGCTCCTCCCACAATCCGCGCATTTGTAAGGCTTCTCCCCCGAGTGGTTGCGCTTTTGATGGCTGATCAGGCTGGAGATGCTACAGAAGCTCTTCCCGCAATCGGAGCAGATGTACGACGTCCCTTCGACGGAATGGCCTTCTTCCAGCACAGGGATCATGCTTGGCAGACCCACCGAGCCGTGTTGGATCTCACAGATCCCTTCCACTTTGCGGAAACCCGAAATTTCGGGGGCTCTTTCCAGGAAGGAAACACATGGTTCCAGGAATCCAGGCGTTGTCACGTCAGCGGTTTCCTCATTGTCGTCCATCGGTCCGCCTGCCGCTCGCtttgttaaaaaaagagaacaaaaaaaaaaccaggtgaaTCGGGCGACGTTCCAAAAAGATTATAACGACGGTCCTCGACTTTACGACCACAGTCGAGTCCAAAAAAACCACTGTAGCTAAGCAAGACGTCCGTTCgatgagctttgccccgttttgcaacctttcttgccacagaggttaagtgaatcactgccgtcgtTATGTGAgtcccacagctgttaagtgaacctggctttcccactgagctgactaggtggctcagtggctaagatgctgagcttgtcgatcggaaaggtCGATCGgaaagtttggcggttcgaagcCTTAGtagaggtctcctgcgtgagcagggggttggactagacgacctctaaggtcccttccaactctgttactgttactgtcttGTCGGAAGGTGGCAAACAGGTGATCTCAGGACctccgggcggggggggggggggggggcactgcaACTACCATAAacatgactcagttgccaagtgtccgacttttgatcacatgaccctgaggatgccacaatggtcgtaggtgtgaaaaacgatcgtaagtcgcttttttttagtgccgctgtaactttgaacggtcactaaactgaACGGCTGTTAAgtccgaggactacttgtaatctgTCGGCTTGATAATTGAGAAAGGGCCGGTTGCGGATCCATATTCCTAGTGAGACACATGAGGTGTGGAACCTCAACAGGCCTTCTTAAAGGTGCCCTCATGTTATGGAATTTTCTTCCTTGGGAAATAGGGATGGCCCATTCTACTGTCACTTTAAGTActagctaaagcaggggtctccaaccttgtcaactttgagacttgtggacttcaactccagctggctgaggaactctgggagttgaagtccacaagtctcaaagttgacaaggttgagactgagttcaagaggcaactggcctttcaggtttttctttgaagatgtttcacttctcatccaagaagcttcaaagaaaaaaactagaaagtccagttgcctcttgaagaaaaaaacaaaacacctttgagacaactatgacctggatgacttgagaat
This genomic window from Ahaetulla prasina isolate Xishuangbanna chromosome 2, ASM2864084v1, whole genome shotgun sequence contains:
- the LOC131192782 gene encoding zinc finger protein 501-like, which encodes MDDNEETADVTTPGFLEPCVSFLERAPEISGFRKVEGICEIQHGSVGLPSMIPVLEEGHSVEGTSYICSDCGKSFCSISSLISHQKRNHSGEKPYKCADCGRSFHQSSDLVKHERIHTGEKPYKCTVCEKRFNQRSYLIVHERFHTAEKPYKCFLCGKSFCSNAHLMTHQRTHTGERPYQCPECGKRFTTSSNFVNHKKTHTEEKPYNCSLCEKSFKRSSNLIQHERTHTGEKPYTCLTCGESFASNSGLVKHQRSHTGERPYKCSYCGKCFSQSMILTQHERTHTGEKPCKCPACGKSFRSSSDLVKHKRIHTGEKPYKCSLCGKSFTTSSDVVKHERTHTGEKPYKCGTCGKSFSQSAHLMQHQRIHTGEKPYSCLICGRCFTCSAHLVVHKRTHKDGEGLKV